Part of the Fusarium musae strain F31 chromosome 3, whole genome shotgun sequence genome, TATGTCATATTTTACATAGAATACATAAAATGCAAGAGAGTGGCCATTCCACGTCACCCTTGTGAACCTTCAATCTCAATGGCAGACACATCAACCACcacgtcttcctcctcagtcttggtcttctccaGCAGGGGCAACATTTCACCTCCACTCACCAACACAAGCTTGTTAGTATCCTCTCCATACCTCAAACCAACTGTAACTCCATCTAGCCCCATCTCTTGAGCCTTGATATTCCATAGCAGTTGCAGAACATCTCCCTCCTTAGAACAGCACACATAGCCTAGCGCCACATCCGCGGAGTGCATCTCGCCCTGCACACCCTTCGTGGCTGGTTTCTCACCCACCAGGAGGCCCAGGACATCATTGCCTCGCCATCCCGGAGGCGCTGCTGCCATGGCGCCCTTGAGCTCGCGAATGTACATTGGGCTTGCACTCCGAGCACCCGCTTTGCATTGGAGAACCACTTTGAAGGTTCGCGTCGTGGAGGGGAGTGTCCATAGCCCTAGAAGATCCATGCCACGGTCTGACTGCCCGCCAACGCGTTTGAGAAAGAAGCCATACTGGGATAGTGTATCGGCGACTGTGTATTCGTAATGGGTGCCTCTATAGACCGTAGATCTTTTGTTTAAGCTGACACGTTCCACGTATGATAAGAAGGAGTTGAGATCGGAGTGCTCCTTGGTCGGAGCATCAGGATATATTAATTCAAAGGGTTTTGGAGCCTTGGCTTTGCGCTTGCTCATCAGCCTTGCACCATTTATGGCGCGGCACCATTTTGTCGAATGATTTGCATGCCTTGAGACATTCAAAAAGCCTCGGAGCAAAATAGGCATTATTCATAGAATGTTGGCTGATGCATCAAACCTTTGCATCTTAAAACCATGGTTTATGGAGATTGAGCCAGAATATGCATTAAACGGGGTTACATATAACCCTGCCAGCGTTTTCCAAGTGCTATCATTCGAGCCGAGTGCATTATGAGAGATGATCAATTGTTCTCACTTAGAATAGCTACATTAGTCTTGAGTTTAGGATTATTTATCGGGGCTTGATGAATGAAAAGCTTGAGGCTCCATGCCTTACGTTATCGGCCAAGCTGAGCAGAAACCACAGTCACTCGCAACCACAGGACTTGCTACGAACCAAGAGTTCGATAGTTTATTCATTGTTGAATTCAATCGGTTTTGTTCT contains:
- a CDS encoding hypothetical protein (BUSCO:EOG09264YIJ); translated protein: MPILLRGFLNVSRHANHSTKWCRAINGARLMSKRKAKAPKPFELIYPDAPTKEHSDLNSFLSYVERVSLNKRSTVYRGTHYEYTVADTLSQYGFFLKRVGGQSDRGMDLLGLWTLPSTTRTFKVVLQCKAGARSASPMYIRELKGAMAAAPPGWRGNDVLGLLVGEKPATKGVQGEMHSADVALGYVCCSKEGDVLQLLWNIKAQEMGLDGVTVGLRYGEDTNKLVLVSGGEMLPLLEKTKTEEEDVVVDVSAIEIEGSQG